One Paenibacillus riograndensis SBR5 DNA segment encodes these proteins:
- a CDS encoding zinc-binding alcohol dehydrogenase family protein — MKGIICEEVGKFVFREDLPEPELRDGEAIISIRRIGICGTDLHAYRGNQPYFTYPRVLGHEVSGIIERIGDNPQGLRAGDQVSVIPYLHCGECRACLSGKTNCCQKMRVFGVHLDGGMRERVSLPVRNLLKTDGLTLDQAAMLEPLAIGAHAVRRSGISAGDQVLVIGAGPIGLGVMAMARYAGGKVIAMDVNDERLVFCKGWAQAEHTVSALKEPKEQLSALTDGNFLPHVIDSTGNISSMEGAFGLVGHGGTLTYVGLVKGNITFSDPDFHAREMTVQGSRNATREDFERVISAIRDGYIDVDSYISHRCSFGEMIGQFESWLKPESKVIKALVELN; from the coding sequence ATGAAGGGAATTATTTGTGAGGAAGTCGGAAAGTTCGTATTCCGCGAGGATCTGCCGGAGCCGGAGCTGCGGGACGGGGAAGCCATTATCAGCATCCGCCGCATCGGGATCTGTGGAACAGACCTGCACGCCTACCGGGGCAACCAGCCTTATTTCACTTATCCGCGTGTGCTGGGGCATGAGGTGTCCGGGATCATTGAGCGCATTGGCGACAATCCGCAAGGGCTGCGGGCCGGGGATCAGGTCAGTGTCATTCCCTATCTGCATTGCGGAGAGTGCCGGGCCTGTCTGAGCGGCAAAACGAATTGCTGCCAGAAAATGAGAGTATTCGGTGTTCATCTGGACGGCGGGATGCGGGAGCGGGTATCCTTGCCTGTCCGCAATCTGCTGAAGACAGACGGGCTGACGCTGGATCAGGCTGCCATGCTGGAGCCACTGGCGATCGGTGCCCATGCGGTGCGGCGCTCCGGCATCAGCGCCGGGGATCAGGTGCTGGTGATCGGAGCAGGCCCGATCGGGCTAGGCGTGATGGCAATGGCCCGGTACGCCGGGGGGAAGGTCATTGCGATGGATGTCAACGATGAACGTCTGGTCTTCTGCAAGGGCTGGGCGCAGGCGGAACATACGGTAAGCGCTTTGAAAGAGCCGAAGGAACAGCTATCGGCGCTGACGGACGGCAATTTCCTGCCGCATGTCATTGATTCCACCGGCAACATCTCTTCTATGGAAGGCGCCTTCGGACTGGTCGGTCATGGAGGAACATTAACCTATGTCGGTCTGGTCAAAGGCAATATTACCTTTAGTGATCCCGATTTTCATGCCCGCGAGATGACGGTGCAGGGCAGCAGAAATGCGACCCGTGAGGATTTCGAGCGGGTAATCAGCGCCATTAGGGACGGTTACATTGATGTGGACAGCTATATTTCCCACCGCTGCTCATTCGGGGAGATGATTGGGCAGTTCGAGAGCTGGCTGAAGCCTGAATCCAAGGTAATCAAGGCCCTGGTTGAGCTGAATTAA
- a CDS encoding glycoside hydrolase family 95 protein, translating to MTSKEHSQRLWYSEPAQNWNEALPIGNGRLGAMIFGRAAEEKLQLNEDSVWYGGPRDRNNEDALPNLPKLRQLILEGKLREAEELAAMTMVGLPEAQRHYLPLGDLLLSFGGHEQPVEDYSRELDLERGVSRVSYVTGGVRYTRELFASYPDQAIVVRITSDQKNAISLKARFNRQNWRMLEKTEKWNDSGLVMGGECGGRGGSSFAAVLKAVTEDGTCRNIGEYVLVEGASFVTLLLAAGTTFRHPDPALHAKRQLEELSRVPYDKLLARHVADYRSLYGRVTLTLPENTELNALPTGERLNRFRQGEEDHGLITTYFQYGRYLLIASSRPGSLPANLQGIWNDSFTPAWDSKFTININAQMNYWPAEICNLAECHEPLFDLIERMREPGRVTARVMYGCGGFTAHHNTDIWADTAPQDTYLPASFWPLGAAWLCLHMWEHYRFSQNRHYLANAYDTMKESAQFLLDYLIEDESGRLITCPSVSPENTYQLPGGESGVLCAGASMDFQIIEALFKACVQSSEIIGRDEVFREELRAALDRLPGPQIGKYGQIQEWMEDYEEIEPGHRHISHLFALYPGDAFTVQGTPELAAAARTTLERRLASGGGHTGWSRAWIINFWARLQDEGKAYTNVRALLEHSTLPNLFDNHPPFQIDGNFGGTAGIAEMLLQSHTESIRLLPALPADWSEGSVKGLRARGGYTLDFTWSGGLVAEAVVTCTVSGPCRLEGPGLDSVSFTGEAGSTYTFTR from the coding sequence ATGACAAGCAAGGAACACAGCCAGCGTTTATGGTACAGTGAACCGGCACAGAATTGGAATGAGGCGCTGCCGATCGGCAACGGGCGGCTTGGAGCCATGATCTTCGGCCGGGCGGCCGAGGAGAAGCTCCAGCTCAATGAGGATTCCGTCTGGTACGGAGGTCCGCGTGACCGCAACAATGAAGATGCGTTGCCCAACCTGCCGAAGCTCCGCCAGCTGATTCTTGAAGGCAAGCTGCGGGAGGCGGAGGAGCTGGCGGCCATGACGATGGTGGGTCTGCCGGAAGCGCAGCGCCATTATCTGCCGCTTGGCGACCTGCTGCTGTCGTTCGGCGGACATGAGCAGCCAGTGGAAGATTATAGCCGGGAGCTGGATCTGGAACGCGGCGTATCGCGGGTGAGCTATGTGACCGGCGGGGTACGATATACCCGTGAACTGTTTGCCAGCTACCCGGATCAGGCCATCGTGGTGCGGATTACCTCTGATCAGAAGAACGCAATCTCCCTGAAGGCCAGGTTCAACCGCCAGAACTGGAGAATGCTGGAGAAGACCGAGAAATGGAATGACAGCGGACTGGTGATGGGCGGAGAATGCGGCGGGCGCGGGGGCAGCTCCTTCGCTGCCGTATTGAAGGCCGTCACAGAAGACGGCACCTGCCGCAACATCGGCGAATATGTACTGGTGGAAGGGGCAAGCTTTGTCACGCTGCTGCTTGCCGCAGGAACCACGTTCCGCCATCCCGATCCGGCACTTCATGCCAAGCGGCAGCTTGAAGAGCTGAGTAGGGTTCCTTATGACAAGCTGCTTGCCCGTCATGTCGCGGATTACCGCAGCCTGTATGGCCGGGTTACGCTCACGCTCCCGGAGAACACCGAGCTGAACGCATTGCCCACCGGCGAACGGCTGAACCGCTTCCGGCAGGGGGAAGAGGATCACGGGCTAATCACAACCTACTTCCAATATGGCCGGTATTTGCTGATCGCCTCCAGCCGCCCAGGCTCCTTGCCTGCGAATCTGCAGGGCATCTGGAATGACAGCTTCACCCCGGCCTGGGACAGCAAATTCACGATCAACATTAACGCGCAAATGAATTACTGGCCGGCTGAAATCTGCAATCTGGCGGAATGTCATGAGCCGCTGTTCGATCTGATCGAACGGATGCGTGAGCCGGGACGGGTGACCGCCAGGGTGATGTATGGCTGCGGCGGCTTCACGGCACACCACAATACGGACATCTGGGCAGATACTGCTCCGCAGGATACGTACCTGCCCGCATCGTTCTGGCCGCTGGGCGCAGCTTGGCTATGCCTGCACATGTGGGAGCATTACCGGTTCAGCCAGAACCGCCATTATCTGGCGAATGCCTACGATACCATGAAGGAATCTGCGCAATTCCTGCTGGATTACCTGATAGAGGATGAGTCGGGCCGGCTGATTACCTGCCCGTCCGTCTCGCCGGAGAACACGTACCAGCTTCCCGGCGGAGAATCGGGTGTGCTGTGCGCCGGAGCCTCGATGGACTTCCAGATTATTGAGGCGCTGTTCAAGGCCTGTGTCCAGAGCTCGGAGATTATCGGGCGGGATGAGGTATTCCGCGAAGAGCTTCGCGCGGCGCTGGACCGGCTGCCGGGACCGCAGATCGGCAAATATGGGCAGATTCAGGAGTGGATGGAGGATTATGAGGAGATCGAGCCGGGTCACCGCCATATCTCCCATCTCTTCGCCTTGTATCCCGGGGACGCCTTCACGGTCCAGGGGACGCCTGAACTGGCAGCAGCCGCCCGGACAACGCTAGAGCGCAGACTGGCCAGCGGCGGCGGACACACTGGCTGGAGCCGGGCTTGGATCATTAACTTCTGGGCGCGGCTCCAGGATGAGGGCAAGGCCTATACCAATGTGCGGGCGTTGCTGGAGCATTCGACCCTGCCTAATCTGTTCGACAATCATCCGCCGTTCCAGATTGACGGGAATTTCGGAGGAACAGCGGGCATCGCGGAGATGCTATTGCAGAGTCATACAGAAAGTATCAGACTACTGCCTGCATTGCCTGCGGACTGGAGCGAGGGCAGTGTCAAGGGTCTGCGGGCAAGAGGCGGTTATACCCTCGATTTCACCTGGAGCGGTGGACTCGTTGCGGAAGCAGTGGTAACATGTACCGTATCCGGCCCTTGCCGGCTCGAAGGTCCGGGACTTGATTCCGTATCGTTCACAGGAGAAGCGGGAAGCACGTATACATTCACCCGCTGA
- a CDS encoding aldo/keto reductase: MKYRKLGNTGLEVSALSFGASSLGSVFREVPRDEAILTVHTAIDLGINLIDVSPYYGLMKAETVLGEALQTVPRDKYILSTKAGRYGEGEFDFSRERIIRSAEESMGRLGTDYLDILLLHDVEFGPVEQVMEEGIPALEELKQAGKIRYYGVSGLPLSVFEKVLPQTRLDVILSYCHYSLNDTTLLRLLPLLEKSGTGLMNASPISMGLLSNRKVPDWHPAGAEIQAACQRAAEYCRDKGEDIAKLAVQFSTANEQIPTTLVSTATPANIRNNIKWTEEPMDEQLLTEVRDILKPIDGATWPSGRAEWNEAPGRNGERL; this comes from the coding sequence ATGAAATACAGAAAGCTGGGCAATACGGGACTGGAGGTATCGGCATTAAGCTTCGGGGCCTCTTCGCTGGGCAGCGTGTTCCGGGAGGTTCCGAGGGATGAGGCCATCCTTACGGTTCATACGGCGATTGATCTGGGGATTAACCTCATTGACGTTTCCCCGTATTACGGTCTGATGAAGGCGGAAACGGTGCTGGGCGAGGCGCTGCAGACGGTACCGCGCGACAAGTATATCCTGAGCACGAAGGCCGGGCGTTACGGCGAGGGGGAATTCGATTTCTCCAGGGAGCGGATCATCCGCAGCGCGGAAGAGAGTATGGGCCGCCTGGGCACGGATTATCTGGATATTCTGCTGCTGCATGATGTTGAATTCGGCCCGGTAGAGCAGGTGATGGAGGAGGGAATTCCGGCGCTGGAAGAGCTGAAGCAGGCGGGCAAAATCCGTTACTACGGCGTCAGCGGCCTGCCTTTGAGCGTGTTCGAGAAGGTGCTGCCGCAGACCAGGCTGGATGTCATTCTGTCCTATTGCCATTATTCGCTCAACGATACCACGCTGCTCAGGCTCCTTCCGCTGCTGGAGAAGAGCGGCACAGGGCTGATGAATGCGTCGCCCATCTCGATGGGGCTGCTCAGCAACCGCAAGGTGCCGGACTGGCATCCGGCGGGAGCAGAGATTCAGGCTGCGTGTCAGCGCGCTGCTGAATACTGCAGAGACAAGGGAGAAGACATTGCCAAGCTGGCGGTCCAGTTCTCCACCGCGAACGAGCAGATTCCAACCACCTTGGTCAGCACGGCAACACCGGCTAATATCCGCAACAATATTAAGTGGACCGAAGAGCCAATGGACGAACAATTACTGACTGAAGTGCGCGACATTCTGAAGCCGATTGACGGGGCGACCTGGCCGAGCGGCCGGGCAGAATGGAACGAAGCACCAGGCCGGAACGGGGAGCGCTTATAA
- a CDS encoding amidohydrolase family protein, translating to MYIDAHQHYWKIDRDDYGWITPEIPVLFRDYLPSDLEPHLHRHGISRTIVVQAAPTVEETEYILGLSGQAESIAGVIGWLDLASPTFKEQLRQLRGHRKFTGLRVMIQEMEDPGLLLTRPYIEALSYLADEDLPVDLLVLADQLPQLIEMLERVPGLRGVIDHLAKPPIASGQLEPWRSRMAQIAKHPGIYCKLSGMVTEADPQGWTQEDFTAYVHAVLELFGPERVMFGSDWPVCLMAATYDEVVEVLRSALQGRLSAEEMEPVFGANAAGFYKLDK from the coding sequence ATGTATATTGATGCTCATCAGCATTACTGGAAGATAGACAGGGATGATTATGGATGGATTACGCCGGAGATTCCGGTGCTGTTCCGGGATTATCTGCCTTCAGACCTGGAACCGCATTTGCACAGGCACGGCATCAGCCGCACGATTGTGGTACAGGCTGCACCGACCGTGGAGGAGACGGAATACATTTTGGGACTCAGCGGGCAAGCGGAGTCCATCGCCGGCGTGATCGGCTGGCTGGACCTGGCAAGCCCGACCTTCAAGGAGCAGCTCCGGCAGCTTCGCGGGCACCGGAAGTTCACCGGGCTTCGCGTCATGATTCAGGAGATGGAGGACCCCGGCCTGCTTTTGACCCGGCCATATATAGAAGCGCTCTCATATCTTGCGGACGAGGATCTGCCCGTTGACCTGCTGGTTCTGGCGGACCAGCTTCCGCAGCTGATTGAGATGCTGGAACGGGTTCCGGGACTGCGGGGGGTCATTGACCATCTGGCTAAGCCGCCGATTGCTTCGGGTCAATTAGAGCCGTGGCGAAGCCGGATGGCGCAGATTGCGAAGCACCCGGGGATTTATTGCAAGCTGTCCGGGATGGTCACCGAAGCCGATCCCCAGGGCTGGACGCAGGAGGATTTCACTGCTTATGTTCATGCCGTGCTGGAGCTGTTCGGACCGGAGCGGGTGATGTTCGGCAGCGACTGGCCCGTGTGCCTGATGGCGGCAACCTATGACGAGGTTGTGGAGGTTCTGCGCAGCGCACTACAGGGCCGTTTGTCAGCGGAAGAGATGGAGCCGGTGTTTGGAGCGAATGCGGCGGGATTTTACAAGTTAGATAAGTAG